A region of Hoplias malabaricus isolate fHopMal1 chromosome 12, fHopMal1.hap1, whole genome shotgun sequence DNA encodes the following proteins:
- the usp9 gene encoding ubiquitin carboxyl-terminal hydrolase 9X isoform X10, producing the protein MTATTRGSPVGGNDSQDQGQAPDSQSQPPLPQNQTSSPTSSNENSPVSPPDEQAQGDCPPQLEEEEPAFPHADLAKLDDMINRPRWVVPVLPKGELEVLLEAAIDLCKKGLDVKCEACQRFFRDGLTISFTKILTDEAVSGWKFEIHRCIINNTHRLIELCVTKLSQDWFPLLELLAMATNPHCKFHIYNGTRPSETVPAGVQLAEDELFARPPDPRSPKGWLVDLVNKFGTLNGFQILHDRFMSGQALNVQIIAALIKPFGQCYEFLTLHTVKKYFLPIIEMVPQFLENLTDEELKKEAKNEAKNDALSMIIKSLKNLASRVPGQEETVKNMEIFRLKMILRLLQISSFNGKMNALNEVNKVISSVSYYTHRHGNPEEAEWLTAERMAEWIQQNNILSIVLRDSLHQPQYVEKLEKILRFVIKEKALTLQDLDNIWAAQAGKHEAIVKNVHDLLAKLAWDFSPEQLDHLFDCFKESWTNASKKQREKLLELIRRLAEDDKDGVMAHKVLNLLWNLAHSDDVPVDIMDQALSAHIKILDYSCSQDRDTQKIQWIDRFIEELRSNDKWVIPALKQIREICSLFGEAPQNLSQTQRSPHVFYRHDLINQLQHNHALVTLVAENLSAYMESMRQFSKEHTDFDPQTVRPGSRYSHVQEVQERLNFLRFLLKDGQLWLCAPQAKQIWKCLAENAVFLCDREACFKWYSKLMGDEPDLDPDINKDFFENNVLQLDPSLLTENGMKCFERFFKAVNCREGKLVAKRRVYMMDDLELIGLDYLWRVVIQGSDDIASRAIDLLKEIYTNLGPKLQANQVEIHEDFIQSCFDRLKASYDTLCVLDGDKDSINCARQEAIRMVRVLTVLREYITECDSDYHEERTILPMSRAFRGKHITLIVRFPNQGRQVDDLDIWSHTNDTIGSVRRCILNRIKANSAHTKIELFIGGDIVDPADDRKLIGQLSLKDKTLITAKLTQVSTNMPSSPDSSSDSSTGSPGNHGNHYSDGPNPEVESCLPGVIMSLHLRYISFLWQVADLGCNLNMPLLRDGARVLMKLMPPDNTTVENLRAICLDHAKLGENSLSPTLDSRFFGPSPSQVLYLIEVVYALLMPASGTLGEDASDFQYNFLKSGGLPLVLSMLTRNNFLPNADMETRRGAYLNALKIAKLLLTAVGFGHVKAVAEACQPVAEGTIPVSPINQVTHDQALVLQSALQNIPNPSAECMLRNVAIRLAQQISDENFFQALKYVPDICVIRAVQKIVWASGCGTIQLVFSSNEEISKIYEKTNAGNEPDAEDEQVCCEALEVMTLCFALIPTALDALSKEKAWQTFIIDLLLHCQSKSVRQMAQEQFFLMATRCCMGHRPLLFFITLLFTVLGSTAKERAKHAGDYFILLRHLLNYAYNSNINLPNAEVLLNNEIDWLKRIKDEVKRTGETGVEETILEGHIGVTKELLAFQTPEKKYYIGCEKGGANLIKELIDDFLFPASNVYLQYMKTGEFPTEQAIPVCSSPATITAGFELLVALAVGCVRNLRQIVDTLTDMYYSGCEALTEWEYLPPVGPRPNKGFVGLKNAGATCYMNSVIQQLYMIPPIRNGILAIEGTGSDVDDDMSGDEKQDNESNVDPRDEVFSYHHQFDDKPSLNKSEDRKEYNIGVLRHLQVIFGHLASSRLQYYVPRGFWKQFRLWGEPVNLREQHDALEFFNSLVDSLDEALKALGHPAMLSKVLGGSFADQKICQGCPHRYECEESFTTLNVDIRNHQNLLDSMEQYVKGDLLEGANAYHCEKCNKKVDTVKRLLIKKLPPVLAIQLKRFDYDWERECAIKFNDYFEFPRELDMEPYTVAGVAKLEGLDMHPENQVIQQNEPSELEPPCSSRYRLVGVLVHSGQASGGHYYSYIIQRNGSGGEGERNRWYKFDDGDVTECKMDDDEEMKNQCFGGEYMGEVFDHMMKRMSYRRQKRWWNAYILFYERMDSLDKDSELVKYISELSLSTKPHQVKMPSAIECSVRKQNVQFMHSRMQYSLEYFQFIKKLLTCNGVYLNPPPGQDHLLPEAEEIAMISIQLAARFLFSTGFHTKKVVRGPASDWYDALCVLLRHSKNVRCWFAHNALFAYPNRFSEYLLECPSAEVRGAFSKLVVFIAHFSLQDGPYPSPVASPGPSSQGCDNLSLSDHLFRAVLNLLRREVSEHGRHLQQYFNLFVMYANLGLAEKTQLLKLSVPATFMLVALDEGPGPPIKYQYAELGKLYTVVSQLVRCCDVATRMQSSINGNPPLPNPYGDPSLTQPIMPLQQLVAEILFVRTSYVKKIIEDCSNSEETIKLLRFCCWENPQFSSTVLSELLWQVAYSYTYELRPYLDLLLQILLIEDSWQTHRIHNVLKGIPDDRDGLFDTIQRSKNHYQKRAYQCIKCMVALFSNCSVAYQILQSNGDLKRKWTWAVEWLGDELERRPYTGNAQYTYNNWSPPVQSNETSNGYFLERSHSARMTLAKACELCPEEEPDDQEAPDDQDSSPPEDTSLYPHSPGTQYQQQNNLPHGQPYTGPAAQHMNNPQRPGVRAQENWEPPEEVPPAQTKD; encoded by the exons ATGACTGCCACGACACGTGGCTCCCCTGTAGGGGGGAATGACAGTCAGGACCAGGGCCAAGCTCCGGACAGTCAGTCCCAGCCGCCACTGCCCCAAAATCAG ACATCCTCTCCCACCTCATCCAATGAGAACTCTCCAGTGAGCCCTCCAGATGAACAGGCCCAGGGAGACTGCCCGCCccagctggaggaggaggagcctgCTTTTCCCCATGCAGACCTAGCCAAGCTGGATGACATGATCAACAG ACCCCGCTGGGTTGTTCCAGTTTTGCCAAAGGGTGAATTAGAAGTCCTTCTAGAAGCTGCTATAGATCTTTGTAAAAAAG GACTTGATGTCAAGTGTGAAGCCTGCCAGAGGTTTTTTCGTGACGGCTTGACAATATCCTTTACGAAAATATTGACGGATGAGGCCGTTAGCGGATGGAAATTTGAGATTCAT AGGTGCATAATCAACAACACCCATCGTCTTATAGAGTTGTGTGTGACCAAGCTCTCTCAGGACTGGTTCCCTCTTCTAGAGCTGTTGGCCATGGCCACCAACCCTCATTGCAAGTTCCACATATACAATGGTACCCGGCCCTCAGAGACAGTGCCTGCTGGGGTGCAGTTGGCTGAAGACGAGCTCTTCGCCCGCCCACCTGACCCTCGCTCTCCCAAG GGCTGGTTGGTGGATTTAGTAAACAAATTTGGCACATTAAACGGGTTTCAAATTCTGCATGATCGGTTTATGAGTGGTCAAGCTCTGAATGTTCAGATCATCGCTGCACTCATCAA GCCTTTTGGGCAGTGCTATGAGTTTCTCACTTTGCACACGGTAAAGAAGTACTTCCTTCCTATCATTGAAATGGTTCCCCAGTTTCTAGAAAACCTCACTGATGAAGAGTTGAAAAAAGAAGCCAAGAATGAAGCCAAAAATGATGCTTTGTCTATGATAATCAAATCATTAAAGAATTTGGCTTCACGAGTACCTGGGCAAGAGGAAACAGTCAAGAACATGGAGATTTTTAGGTTAAAAATGATTCTTAG GTTATTGCAAATTTCTTCGTTTAATGGAAAAATGAATGCACTAAATGAAGTAAACAAGGTGATCTCAAGTGTCTCATACTACACACATCGCCACGGCAACCCTGAGGAGGCAGAGTGGCTCACTGCAGAGCGTATGGCT GAGTGGATCCAGCAGAATAACATTTTGTCCATTGTACTGCGGGACAGCCTTCATCAGCCACAATATGTAGAGAAACTGGAGAAGATTTTACGATTTGTCATCAAGGAAAAAGCACTTACACTGCAGGACCTGGACAATATTTGGGCCGCCCAG GCTGGGAAGCATGAAGCTATTGTGAAGAATGTTCATGATCTCCTTGCAAAGTTGGCTTGGGACTTCTCTCCTGAGCAGCTGGACCATCTCTTTGACTGTTTTAAG GAAAGCTGGACTAATGCAAGTAAAAAACAACGGGAGAAGTTGTTGGAACTTATTCGAAGACTTGCAGAGGATGACAAAGATGGTGTGATGGCTCACAAAGTGCTAAATCTGCTGTGGAACCTGGCCCATAGTGATGATGTACCTGTGGACATCATGGACCAAGCTCTCAGCGCTCATATCAAGATTCTGGATTACAGTTGCTCGCAG GACAGGGATACCCAGAAGATTCAGTGGATTGATCGCTTTATTGAGGAGTTGCGATCCAATGATAAGTGGGTAATTCCTGCACTGAAGCAAATTCGAGAGATCTGCAGTCTGTTTGGAGAAGCTCCTCAAAATCTCAG TCAAACGCAGAGGAGCCCACATGTATTTTATCGACATGACCTTATCAACCAACTGCAGCACAATCATGCCCTGGTCACTCTGGTGGCTGAAAACCTGTCAGCATATATGGAGAGCATGAGACAGTTCTCTAAAG AACACACAGATTTTGACCCTCAGACAGTCAGACCTGGAAGCCGATACAGTCATGTACAAGAAGTCCAGGAGCGTTTGAACTTTTTGAG GTTTCTGCTGAAGGACGGACAGCTGTGGCTCTGTGCTCCTCAGGCCAAGCAGATCTGGAAGTGCCTGGCAGAGAATGCTGTTTTCCTGTGTGATCGTGAAGCCTGCTTCAAATGGTACTCCAAACTAATGGGGGACGAGCCGGACCTTGACCCCGACATCAACAAGGACTTTTTTGAAAACAATGTGCTGCAGCTGGATCCTTCACTTCTGACTGAAAATGGCATGAAATGCTTTGAGCGCTTCTTTAAAGCCGTGAACTGCAGGGAGGGCAAACTTGTGGCGAAGCGGCGGGTGTATATGATGGATGATTTGGAGTTGATTGGACTAGATTACCTGTGGAGG GTTGTAATTCAAGGAAGTGATGATATCGCTAGCCGAGCAATTGATTTGCTCAAAGAAATTTACACAAATCTTGGACCAAAATTACAAGCTAATCAG GTAGAGATTCATGAGGATTTTATTCAGTCTTGCTTTGACCGGCTTAAAGCCTCCtatgacacactgtgtgtgctCGACGGGGATAAGGACAGCATTAACTGTGCCAGGCAGGAGGCCATCCGCATGGTGAGGGTTTTGACTGTGCTCAGGGAGTACATCACAGAGTGTGACAGCGATTACCACGAAGAAAGGACCATCCTTCCCATGTCCAG AGCATTTCGGGGAAAGCACATTACCCTAATAGTGCGATTTCCTAATCAAGGCAGACAGGTGGATGACCTGGACATCTGGTCCCACACCAATGACACGATTGGTTCAGTGCGGCGCTGCATTCTCAATCGAATTAAGGCCAACAGTGCACACACGAAAATCGAACTCTTCATTGGCGGGGACATTGTAGATCCTGCAGATGATAGGAAGTTGATTGGGCAGCTCAGTCTTAAAGACAAAACg CTCATCACAGCCAAGCTCACCCAGGTCAGCACCAATATGCCTTCAAGCCCTGACAGCTCATCAGACTCTTCCACAGGCTCCCCCGGGAACCATGGCAACCACTATAGTGATGGGCCAAACCCTGAAGTGGAGAGCTGTCTTCCTGGAGTG ATAATGTCCCTGCACCTACGCTACATCTCATTCTTATGGCAAGTAGCTGACCTGGGCTGTAATCTCAACATGCCTCTCCTGCGAGATGGAGCTCGAGTCCTTATGAAACTCATGCCTCCAG ATAACACTACTGTGGAAAACCTTCGAGCCATCTGCCTGGATCATGCTAAACTTGGAGAAAACAGCCTTAGCCCAACCCTCGACTCACGCTTCTTTGGACCATCACCTTCTCAAGTCCTTTACTTGATAGAG GTGGTTTATGCCTTGCTGATGCCTGCTAGTGGTACACTAGGAGAGGATGCTAGTGACTTCCAGTACAACTTTTTGAAGAGTGGTGGTCTGCCTCTAGTCTTGAGCATGCTCACCCGAAATAACTTCCTTCCAAACGCTGACATGGAGACGCGACGGGGAGCCTATCTGAATGCACTAAAAATAGCCAAGCTCCTGCTTACTGCAGTGGGGTTTGGCCATGTGAAGGCTGTGGCTGAAGCATGTCAGCCAGTCGCTGAGGGCACCATCCCCGTGTCACCT ATTAATCAGGTCACTCATGACCAGGCCCTGGTGCTTCAGAGTGCCCTGCAGAACATCCCCAATCCCTCAGCTGAGTGCATGCTCCGCAACGTAGCCATCCGACTAGCTCAGCAGATCTCTGATGAG aacttttTCCAAGCTTTGAAGTATGTCCCAGACATCTGTGTCATCAGAGCTGTCCAAAAGATCGTCTGGGCGTCAGGTTGTGGCACTATTCAGCTTGTCTTCAGTTCCAATGAAGAGATCAGCAAGATCTATGAAAAG ACAAATGCAGGGAATGAGCCTGATGCAGAGGACGAACAAGTATGCTGTGAGGCCCTAGAGGTCATGACCCTGTGCTTTGCCCTTATCCCTACTGCCCTAGATGCACTTAGTAAAGAGAAGGCCTGGCAGACCTTCATTATTGATCTGCTACTGCACTGCCAGAGCAA GTCTGTTCGTCAGATGGCACAAGAACAGTTCTTTCTCATGGCCACGAGGTGTTGTATGGGACACAGGCCACTCTTGTTCTTCATCACCCTCCTCTTCACAGTTTTAGGT AGCACTGCAAAAGAAAGAGCCAAACATGCTGGTGATTACTTCATCCTTTTGAGGCACTTGCTCAACTACGCATATAATAGCAACATTAACCTTCCTAATGCAGAGGTTCTTCTGAACAATGAGATTGATTGGTTGAAAAGAATCAAG GACGAGGTTAAGAGAACTGGGGAGACAGGGGTGGAAGAAACCATTTTAGAGGGCCATATTGGTGTCACAAAAGAATTGCTGGCTTTCCAGACCCCAGAAAAGAAGTACTATATAGGCTGTGAAAAGGGTGGAGCCAATCTCATCAAG GAGTTAATAGATGACTTCCTCTTCCCAGCCTCTAATGTGTACTTGCAATACATGAAGACTGGAGAGTTCCCCACTGAACAGGCAATACCTGTGTGTAGCAGTCCAGCCACTATTACTGCTGGTTTTGAGCTCCTTGTTGCACTAGCTGTCGGATGTGTGCGCAATCTCAGACAGATTGTTGACACGCTAACTGACATGTACTACTCAG GTTGTGAGGCACTTACAGAATGGGAGTACTTGCCCCCTGTGGGCCCAAGGCCCAATAAGGGCTTTGTGGGGCTAAAGAATGCAGGTGCAACTTGCTACATGAATTCAGTCATTCAGCAGCTCTACATGATCCCACCCATCAGAAACGGCATCCTAGCTATTGAGGGCACGGGTAGCGATGTGGATGATGACATGTCTGGGGATGAGAAACAGGATAATGAG AGTAATGTTGATCCACGGGATGAAGTCTTCAGTTATCATCACCAGTTTGATGACAAGCCATCACTGAATAAATCAGAGGATAGGAAAGAATACAATATTGGGGTTCTGCGACACTTGCAGGTGATTTTTGGACACCTTGCATCATCCAGGCTGCAATACTATGTTCCCAGGGGTTTCTGGAAACAATTTAG gttaTGGGGAGAACCAGTAAATTTGAGGGAGCAGCATGATGCCCTTGAGTTCTTTAACTCCCTTGTAGATAGTTTAGATGAGGCTTTGAAAGCACTGGGGCATCCTGCCATGTTGAGCAAAGTACTTGGAGGTTCCTTTGCAGATCAAAAGATCTGTCAGGGCTGCCCTCACAG ATATGAGTGTGAGGAATCCTTCACGACACTGAATGTAGATATCAGAAACCATCAGAATCTTCTTGATTCCATGGAACAGTATGTGAAGGGAGACTTGCTTGAGGGTGCTAATGCCTACCACTGTGAAAAATGCAACAAGAAA GTTGACACAGTAAAGCGCTTGCTTATTAAGAAACTGCCCCCAGTGCTGGCCATCCAGTTGAAGCGATTTGATTATGACTGGGAACGGGAGTGTGCCATAAAGTTCAATGACTACTTTGAGTTTCCCCGGGAGCTGGACATGGAGCCATACACTGTAGCAGGAGTAGCCAAACTAGAGGGCTTGGATATGCATCCTGAAAATCAG GTGATCCAACAAAATGAACCCTCTGAGCTGGAGCCACCCTGCAGTTCACGTTACAGACTTGTGGGGGTGCTAGTGCATTCAGGCCAGGCCAGTGGAGGCCACTATTACTCTTATATCATCCAGAGGAATGGCAGCGGTGGGGAGGGTGAGAGAAACCGCTGGTACAAGTTTGATGATGGAGATGTCACTGAATGCAAGATGGACGACGACGAAGAGATGAAGAACCAGTGCTTTGGGGGCGAGTACATGGGCGAAGTGTTTGACCACATGATGAAGCGCATGTCATACCGTCGGCAGAAGCGCTGGTGGAACGCTTACATCCTGTTCTATGAGCGTATGGACTCATTGGACAAAGACAGCGAGCTGGTAAAGTACATCTCAGAACTGAGTTTGAGCACCAAGCCACACCAGGTGAAGATGCCCTCAGCCATTGAGTGCAGCGTGCGCAAACAGAACGTCCAGTTCATGCACAGCCGCATGCAGTACAGTCTGGAGTATTTCCAATTCATCAAGAAACTGCTCACCTGTAATGGTGTCTATCTGAACCCTCCTCCAG GCCAAGACCATCTTTTGCCTGAAGCAGAAGAAATAGCGATGATTAGTATTCAGCTCGCTGCTAGGTTTCTCTTCAGCACAGGATTCCACACGAAGAAAGTTGTCCGTGGCCCTGCTAGTGATTG GTATGATGCCTTGTGCGTCCTGCTTCGACACAGCAAGAATGTACGCTGCTGGTTTGCACACAATGCCCTCTTTGCCTACCCAAACCGCTTCTCTGAATACCTGCTTGAGTGCCCCAGTGCTGAGGTCCGGGGCGCTTTCTCTAAACTCGTAGTATTTATTGCTCATTTCTCATTGCAAGATGGACCCTACCCATCACCGGTTGCCTCACCAGGACCATCCAGTCAG GGCTGTGATAATCTGAGCTTAAGTGACCACTTGTTCCGAGCTGTACTCAACTTGTTACGGAGAGAAGTGTCTGAGCATGGCCGTCACTTGCAGCAGTACTTCAATCTGTTTGTCATGTATGCCAACCTAG GCTTGGCAGAGAAGACCCAGCTTTTGAAGCTTAGTGTGCCTGCCACATTCATGCTAGTGGCTCTGGATGAGGGCCCAGGTCCACCCATTAAGTACCAGTATGCTGAGCTAGGAAAGCTGTACACGGTGGTATCGCAACTTGTGCGCTGCTGCGATGTAGCAACCCGTATGCAGTCCTCAATTAATG GTAACCCACCACTTCCAAACCCCTATGGGGATCCTAGCTTGACGCAACCCATAATGCCTCTGCAGCAGCTAGTCGCAGAGATCCTGTTTGTGCGGACCAGCTATGTGAAGAAAATCATTGAGGACTGTAGCAACTCAGAGGAAACCATTAAACTGCTGCGATTTTGTTGCTGGGAAAATCCTCAGTTCTCCTCCACTGTACTCAGTGAGCTACTGTGGCAG GTTGCATATTCCTACACATATGAGCTAAGGCCTTACCTGGACTTGCTGCTACAGATTCTGCTCATTGAGGACTCCTGGCAAACTCACAG gATACACAATGTGTTAAAGGGTATCCCAGATGATCGTGATGGGCTGTTTGACACCATCCAGCGCTCCAAGAACCACTACCAGAAGAGAGCCTACCAGTGCATTAAGTGCATGGTGGCTCTGTTCAGCAACTGCTCAGTGGCCTATCAGATCTTACAG AGCAATGGAGACCTGAAGAGAAAATGGACATGGGCAGTAGAGTGGCTTGGTGATGAACTAGAGCGCAGGCCGTACACTGGCAATGCCCAGTATACGTACAACAACTGGTCACCTCCTGTCCAAAGCAATGAAACCTCCAATGGCTACTTCCTTGAGCGATCCCACAGTGCACGCATGACATTAGCCAAGGCCTGTGAGCTTTGCCCTGAGGAG